GCGCGGCTGACGGACAAGGCCTACGCCGCCGCGCGCCGCGCCGAGATCAGGATGGGGCGGGCAGGGGAGTGGCAGCCCGGCGCGGGGCTGCTGGAATCGGCGAACACCACGCACGTAACCGTGGCGGACGGCGCGGGCGGCATCGTCTCCACCACCCAGACGATCAACGGGCTGTTCGGCGCGCGCTTCACCGTGCCGGGCACGGGGATGATCGCGAACAACTACATGTACAACTTCGATCCGCATCCCGGAAAAGCACTCTCGGTCGAGCCGGGGAAGCGGGTCTTCACCTCCATGGCGCCGATGATGGTGCTGCGCGAGGGGCGGCCGGTCGCGGCGCTCGGGCTGCCCGGCGGGCTCCGGATCTTTGGCTCGGCCATGCAGGCGATCATCAACCTGCTGGACCACGGCATGACGCCCCAGGAGGCGGTGGAGGCGCCGCGGGTCTGGACTCAGGGCCACACGCTGGAGCTCGAGCCGGGCATCCCGGCGGAGACGGAGGCGGCGCTGGCCGCGCGCGGCCACCGGGTGGAGCGGGTGCGGACGATCGGCGGCGGCATGGGGGCGATCGCTTTCGACGGGGACGGGACGCTGACGGGCGCGGCCTGCTGGCGGGCCGACGGCACGCCGGTGGGTATCGGCGGCGGGCTGGCGCGGGCCGGGGTGCGCTTCAACCCGGAGGCCGGGGTACCGAAAGGCTGATCCGCCTTTCCGCGTGACCCCCGCCGGGCATCCGGGCTAGAGGGTCCGGCCCTCCGCCCGCCCCTTCTGCCCGCCCCTTCTGGCCGCCTGCGACTGACGGACCCCTATGCCCTCCATCGAGACCCAGGTCGTCGAGCACCTTTACCGGTCGCTTCTCGGGCGCGAGCCCGACGAGGGGGCGGCCGTGAACTGCGCCGCCCACCTCGCCTCCGGCGGTACGGTGGAGGAGCTGCGGGCGATGATCACCGGGTCCGAGGAGTACCGGGTCCGGCAACGGCCGAAGAGCGACCACCCGCTGGCCCATATCGGGGCGGTCTGGCGGGAGGAGAACCTCTCCTACTTCACCCATCGCGGGCGCTACCGGCCGCTGAGCCTCACCATCGAGACGGTGAACATCTGCAACAACGATTGCGTGATCTGCCCCTACTCCGCGCAAACGCGGCGCAAGCAGGCCATGCCGATGGACCTCTTCGCCCGCGTCGTGGACGGGTACACGGAAATCGGCGGCGGGCCGGTGGGGCTGACCCCGATGGTGGGGGAGATCCTGCTGGACAAGCTGCTGCTGGAGCGGCTGAAGATGCTGCGCGCCGCGCCCGCGGTCACGGCCGTGTCCGCCATCAGCAACGCCAGCATGGCGCACCTCTACACCGACGCGGAGCTGGCAGAGATCCTGTCGCATTTCGACCGGCTGGCGATCTCCATCTACGGTCTGGACGCCGAGGAGTTCCGGCTGATGGCCCGCAAGGACGGCTACGACCGCTTCCGGGCGGGGCTGGTCCGCATCCTCGCCATCATGGGCCCGGAGCGGGTGACGCTCGGGGCGCGGCAGCTGAGGCGGCGGCCGGCGGCGGAGGTGGAGGAGTGGGGCGCGGCGGTGGCGCGCGACGCCGGGGTGGATCCGGCCGCGGTGACCGTCCACACGACCAGCACCTACGCAAACTGGGGGGTCTTCGACACCGGCAAGCCCCTGCCGATGGACGCGGAATGGCTGCCGGTGCGGCAGAACACCGCGCAGTGCGCGCTGCCGCTGATCAGCCTGCAAATCCTCTCGGACGGGACGGTCTCCTTCTGCGGCTGCGCCAATTTCGACGGCACCTCCGAGCTGAACCTCGGGAATGTCAGGGACATCTCGCTGCGCGACCTCCTGGGGAGCGAGCGGGTGCGGCGGCTGTGGAACTGGGACGAGTTCGGCATCCCCGACTTCTGCAAGAGCTGCAGCTTCCACATGCCCGTGCAGGCCCTGGCCGGCCTGCCATCCGCCTTCCCCGAGCCGCTCCGCACCTTCGGCGGCTGACGCCTCAGCCCACGAGCAGCGGCGCCACCGCATCCCGCAGCGCCGGCGGCAGCGGCGTGGGCCGGGTCTGGGTGGCGCGGTCCACGTAGACATGGACGAAGTGGCCCTCGGCGCTCGCCTCGTCCTCCTCGTTGCGGAAAATGCCGATCTCGTAGCGGACCGAGGTGTTGCCGATCCGGGCCACGCGCAGCCCGGCGGTGACGAGGTCGGGAAAGGAGATCGGGGCGAGGTAGCGGCAGCCCGTCTCCACGACTACGCCGATCAGGGGGGAGGTCTTCAGGTCGATGGCCCCGGAGGCCAGGAGGAAGCGGGACACCACCGTGTCGAAGAAGGAGTAGTAGGTCACGTTGTTCACGTGGGCGTAGGCGTCGTTGTCGCCCCAGCGGGTCGGGATTTCCAGGAAGTGCCGAAAATCGGCGCGTTTCGGGCGGTTTCTCTCGCGTGGCGCGGCGCTCATGCCGGGTTCCTGTGTCCAGGGGGTCGCGCCCCAGGGTTCCCGCAGGCCGGATCGCGCGCAAGGCTTCGCCTCCCGGACACTTCCCTGTAATGTGAGCGGCGAACCGCTTCCCAGGACCTTCTCCACCCGCATGTCCTCCCCCGCGTCCGAAGCCCGACTGGAGCCGTTCCGGCTTCGCGGGGGCAATTTCAACCTGCTGGTGCTGCGGCTGCTCGACCCTCGGGTGGAGGTGATCGTGCCCGCTCTGGCGGACCAGTTCCGCCGCGCCCCGGGCTTTCTACGGAACGCGCCCATCGTGCTGGGGCTGGACGACCTGGACCCCGCGGCGGTGCCGGATTTCGGCCACCTGATCGCCCAGCTTCGCAACGTCCACATCGCCCCGATCGGCACGACGGGCGGCGCGACGGACGTGAAGGCCGCGGCCCAAGCTGCCGGGCTGCCGCCCCTGCGCGCCGCCGGGGCGGAGCTGCCCGTGGCCGCGCCGGCCGCGGCCCCCGCCCCCGAACCGGCGGCGGAGATGCCGCCCCCGCCCTCGGACTGGCAGCCGACCATGGTGGTGGACCAGGCCGTGCGGGCCGGGCAGCGGATCTGGGCCCAGGGCTGCGACCTGATCGTGCGCGGCACGGTGAACCCGGGTGCCGAGGTGATCGCGGATGGCAACGTCCACGTCTACGGCGCCCTGAAGGGCCGGGCCATCGCGGGCGGGGCGGAGAACCTTTCCGCCCGGATCTTCGCCCTGAACTTCGAGCCGGAGCTGGTCTCCATCGCCGGCTATTATGCAGTGCGGGACGGGCTGGGGGATGCCCCGCTGGGAAAGGCCGTGCAGGTCTGCCTCATCGGCGAGAGCATGCGGTTCGACCGGCTGGGCTAGGTTGAGGGCCGGGATTCCCCTTCCAGGGGCAGGGCCGGCCATGCGAAGGAAGCAACGTTTCGCCGGCCCGCGAGGGGGCGGACGGCGGGGCAGGGGGTTGGAGAAGAGCGCATGGCGCAGGTGATCGTGGTGACTTCGGGCAAGGGGGGCGTGGGCAAGACCACCTCCTCGGCCGCCTTTGCGACCGGGC
This genomic window from Pararoseomonas sp. SCSIO 73927 contains:
- a CDS encoding radical SAM/SPASM domain-containing protein — translated: MPSIETQVVEHLYRSLLGREPDEGAAVNCAAHLASGGTVEELRAMITGSEEYRVRQRPKSDHPLAHIGAVWREENLSYFTHRGRYRPLSLTIETVNICNNDCVICPYSAQTRRKQAMPMDLFARVVDGYTEIGGGPVGLTPMVGEILLDKLLLERLKMLRAAPAVTAVSAISNASMAHLYTDAELAEILSHFDRLAISIYGLDAEEFRLMARKDGYDRFRAGLVRILAIMGPERVTLGARQLRRRPAAEVEEWGAAVARDAGVDPAAVTVHTTSTYANWGVFDTGKPLPMDAEWLPVRQNTAQCALPLISLQILSDGTVSFCGCANFDGTSELNLGNVRDISLRDLLGSERVRRLWNWDEFGIPDFCKSCSFHMPVQALAGLPSAFPEPLRTFGG
- a CDS encoding thioesterase family protein — its product is MSAAPRERNRPKRADFRHFLEIPTRWGDNDAYAHVNNVTYYSFFDTVVSRFLLASGAIDLKTSPLIGVVVETGCRYLAPISFPDLVTAGLRVARIGNTSVRYEIGIFRNEEDEASAEGHFVHVYVDRATQTRPTPLPPALRDAVAPLLVG
- the minC gene encoding septum site-determining protein MinC, producing MSSPASEARLEPFRLRGGNFNLLVLRLLDPRVEVIVPALADQFRRAPGFLRNAPIVLGLDDLDPAAVPDFGHLIAQLRNVHIAPIGTTGGATDVKAAAQAAGLPPLRAAGAELPVAAPAAAPAPEPAAEMPPPPSDWQPTMVVDQAVRAGQRIWAQGCDLIVRGTVNPGAEVIADGNVHVYGALKGRAIAGGAENLSARIFALNFEPELVSIAGYYAVRDGLGDAPLGKAVQVCLIGESMRFDRLG